The Triticum dicoccoides isolate Atlit2015 ecotype Zavitan chromosome 6A, WEW_v2.0, whole genome shotgun sequence genome has a window encoding:
- the LOC119317353 gene encoding S-adenosylmethionine synthase 3, whose amino-acid sequence MAAETFLFTSESVNEGHPDKLCDQVSDAVLDACLAQDADSKVACETVTKTNMVMVLGEITTKATVDYEKIVRDTCRNIGFISDDVGLDADRCKVLVNIEQQSPDIAQGVHGHFTKRPEEVGAGDQGIMFGYATDETPELMPLSHVLATKLGARLTEVRKNGTCAWVRPDGKTQVTVEYLNEDGAMVPVRVHTVLISTQHDETVTNDEIAADLKEHVIKPVIPAKYLDENTIFHLNPSGRFVIGGPHGDAGLTGRKIIIDTYGGWGAHGGGAFSGKDPTKVDRSGAYIARQAAKSIIASGLARRCIVQISYAIGVPEPLSVFVDSYGTGKIPDREILKLVKENFDFRPGMISINLDLKKGGNRFIKTAAYGHFGRDDADFTWEVVKPLKFDKASA is encoded by the coding sequence ATGGCGGCCGAGACGTTCCTCTTCACGTCCGAGTCTGTGAATGAGGGCCATCCCGACAAGCTCTGTGACCAGGTCTCCGACGCCGTCTTGGATGCCTGCTTGGCGCAGGATGCCGACAGCAAGGTTGCCTGCGAGACTGTCACCAAGACCAACATGGTCATGGTCTTGGGCGAGATCACCACTAAGGCCACCGTCGACTACGAGAAGATCGTGCGCGACACCTGCCGCAACATCGGCTTCATCTCTGATGATGTTGGTCTCGACGCCGACCGTTGCAAGGTGCTCGTCAACATCGAGCAGCAGTCCCCTGACATTGCCCAGGGTGTTCACGGACACTTCACCAAGCGTCCCGAAGAGGTCGGCGCCGGTGACCAGGGCATCATGTTCGGCTATGCCACCGACGAGACCCCTGAGCTGATGCCCCTCAGCCACGTGCTTGCCACCAAGCTCGGAGCTCGCCTCACCGAGGTCCGCAAGAATGGCACCTGCGCCTGGGTTAGGCCTGACGGAAAGACCCAGGTCACTGTCGAGTACCTAAACGAGGATGGTGCCATGGTACCTGTTCGTGTGCACACCGTCCTCATCTCCACCCAGCACGACGAGACCGTCACCAACGACGAGATTGCCGCGGACCTCAAGGAGCATGTCATCAAGCCGGTGATCCCCGCGAAGTACCTCGATGAGAACACCATCTTCCACCTGAACCCGTCTGGCCGCTTCGTCATCGGCGGCCCTCACGGTGACGCCGGTCTCACCGGCCGCAAGATCATCATCGACACCTATGGTGGCTGGGGAGCCCACGGCGGCGGTGCCTTCTCTGGCAAGGACCCAACCAAGGTCGACCGCAGTGGCGCCTACATTGCCAGGCAGGCCGCCAAGAGCATCATCGCCAGCGGCCTCGCACGCCGCTGCATTGTGCAGATCTCATACGCCATCGGTGTGCCTGAGCCTTTGTCTGTGTTCGTCGACTCCTACGGCACCGGCAAGATCCCCGACAGGGAGATCCTCAAGCTCGTGAAGGAGAACTTTGACTTCAGGCCCGGGATGATCAGCATCAACCTGGACTTGAAGAAAGGTGGAAACAGGTTCATCAAGACCGCTGCTTACGGTCACTTTGGCCGCGATGATGCCGACTTCACCTGGGAGGTGGTGAAGCCCCTCAAGTTCGACAAGGCATCTGCCTAA